Proteins from one Paraburkholderia acidisoli genomic window:
- a CDS encoding recombinase-like helix-turn-helix domain-containing protein yields MMDRYLEPHQARQRPPTQYENLLGDAIERAFAQGITVLAELVAYLNESGPRAQNGEAWTEDNFRAEMARLGQ; encoded by the coding sequence ATGATGGATCGCTATCTTGAGCCGCATCAGGCGCGGCAACGTCCCCCGACCCAATACGAAAACCTGCTCGGCGACGCGATCGAACGCGCGTTCGCGCAGGGCATCACCGTGCTGGCGGAACTGGTCGCCTACCTGAACGAGTCCGGCCCGCGCGCGCAAAACGGCGAAGCGTGGACGGAAGACAACTTCCGTGCCGAAATGGCGCGGCTGGGACAGTGA
- a CDS encoding MFS transporter, giving the protein MGGIVARMERLPGNAMQVRARVLIGCATFFDGFDVIAIAATLPMLIAKWHLSPSQIAFLIAAGSVGQLIGALLFPALAERYGRVKTIAWSSGIIGVTSIACGFAPSYAVFVALRAAQGIGLGGELPVAAAYISEITRAHGRGRFVLLYEIIFPIGLLVSNALGAWLVPKLGWEVIYFVGGIPLILFFTLRHLVPESPRWLGQRGRMAEAAESIAAFEASVKGPLPPLPQTDDVRQAQLSAAHPKRTVRDLFGPLYLKRTIAVAMLWMTCGVIQYGLLTWLPTIYKTVYHAPLQLALNLAVGASVLGVIGSLVCALVVDKVGRKPVINVSFVLCALALFCAAIFHDSSVYVVGAFCALSFGLLGCGFITAYVYTPELYPTSVRALGCGVGSAWLKIAAIAAPALVSKTITANISVAFYAFGAVLFLAAVVIHWLGIETKGQVLEQLEN; this is encoded by the coding sequence ATGGGCGGCATCGTTGCCCGCATGGAGCGGCTGCCCGGCAACGCGATGCAGGTGCGCGCGCGTGTACTGATTGGCTGCGCGACGTTTTTCGACGGCTTCGACGTGATCGCCATTGCGGCGACGCTGCCGATGCTGATCGCGAAGTGGCATCTCTCGCCCTCGCAGATCGCGTTTCTGATCGCGGCGGGCTCGGTCGGGCAACTGATCGGCGCGCTGCTGTTTCCGGCGCTGGCGGAACGCTACGGCCGCGTGAAGACGATCGCGTGGAGCTCGGGCATTATCGGCGTGACCAGCATTGCCTGCGGCTTCGCGCCGTCGTACGCGGTGTTCGTGGCGCTGCGCGCGGCGCAGGGCATCGGGCTCGGCGGCGAGCTGCCAGTTGCGGCGGCGTATATCAGCGAAATCACGCGCGCTCACGGCCGCGGCCGTTTCGTGCTGCTGTACGAGATCATTTTCCCGATCGGCCTGCTGGTGTCGAATGCGCTGGGCGCGTGGCTCGTGCCGAAGCTCGGCTGGGAAGTGATCTACTTCGTGGGCGGCATTCCGCTGATCCTGTTCTTCACGCTGCGCCATCTCGTGCCCGAGTCGCCGCGCTGGCTCGGTCAACGCGGCCGCATGGCGGAAGCCGCCGAGTCGATCGCCGCGTTCGAAGCCAGCGTCAAGGGTCCGCTGCCGCCGCTGCCGCAAACCGACGACGTGCGCCAGGCGCAGCTTTCCGCCGCGCACCCGAAGCGCACCGTGCGCGACCTGTTCGGCCCGCTGTACCTCAAGCGCACGATTGCCGTGGCCATGCTGTGGATGACCTGCGGCGTGATCCAGTACGGCCTGCTCACGTGGCTGCCGACCATCTACAAGACGGTTTATCACGCGCCGCTGCAACTCGCGCTGAATCTCGCGGTGGGCGCTTCGGTGCTCGGCGTGATCGGCTCGCTGGTCTGCGCGCTGGTGGTCGACAAGGTGGGCCGCAAGCCGGTGATCAACGTGTCGTTCGTGCTGTGCGCGCTGGCGCTGTTCTGCGCGGCGATCTTCCACGACAGCTCGGTGTACGTGGTGGGCGCGTTCTGCGCGCTGTCGTTCGGCTTGCTCGGTTGCGGCTTCATCACCGCCTATGTGTACACGCCGGAGTTGTACCCGACCAGCGTGCGGGCGCTCGGCTGCGGCGTGGGCAGCGCGTGGCTCAAGATTGCCGCGATCGCGGCCCCGGCGCTCGTCTCGAAGACGATCACCGCGAATATCAGCGTGGCGTTCTACGCGTTCGGCGCGGTGCTGTTCCTCGCCGCCGTGGTGATTCACTGGCTCGGTATCGAAACGAAGGGTCAGGTGCTCGAACAGCTCGAGAACTGA
- a CDS encoding FAD-dependent monooxygenase — MLKVGINGGGIGGLAAAIAIGRAGHEVTVFEQAEAFGRVGADINLTPNAVRALDGLGVGELLRETAARPSARISRMWDTGAETSRLPMSDEAERQYGAPQLTMHRADVVNALAQAVPAERLRLGHRVKGFAQREDGATVTLANGGAHDFDLVIGADGIHSGVREFVFGEDRPQFTGVVSYRAVVPATKLAGLELGTFVKWWGPTPESQIVTFPLNRGRDVFIFATTAQTDWTNESWTAPGDPDALRDAYQHFHADARALLAACDTVLASALYVRDPLPLWSRGSFTLLGDACHPMMPFMAQGAGMAIEDAVVLSRALQDASPATLGAALQRYENARRERTARIQIGSRGNNWLKEGGNADWVYGYDAWAVPLASLA; from the coding sequence ATGTTGAAGGTCGGGATCAATGGCGGCGGGATCGGCGGGCTGGCGGCGGCCATCGCCATCGGGCGCGCGGGACACGAGGTCACGGTGTTCGAGCAGGCGGAAGCGTTCGGCCGGGTCGGCGCCGACATCAACCTGACGCCGAACGCGGTGCGCGCGCTCGACGGCCTCGGGGTTGGCGAGTTGCTACGCGAGACGGCGGCGCGTCCGTCGGCGCGTATCAGCCGCATGTGGGACACGGGCGCGGAAACCTCGCGTCTGCCGATGTCGGACGAAGCCGAGCGCCAGTACGGCGCGCCGCAATTGACCATGCATCGCGCCGACGTCGTGAATGCGCTCGCGCAGGCCGTGCCCGCCGAGCGGCTGCGGCTCGGCCATCGCGTGAAGGGGTTCGCGCAGCGCGAAGACGGCGCGACCGTCACGCTCGCAAACGGCGGCGCGCACGACTTCGACCTCGTGATCGGCGCGGACGGCATTCATTCGGGCGTGCGCGAATTCGTCTTCGGCGAGGACCGGCCGCAATTCACCGGCGTGGTCTCGTACCGCGCGGTGGTGCCCGCCACGAAACTCGCAGGCCTCGAACTGGGCACGTTCGTGAAGTGGTGGGGCCCGACGCCCGAATCGCAGATCGTGACCTTCCCGCTCAATCGCGGCCGCGACGTGTTCATCTTCGCGACCACGGCGCAAACCGACTGGACCAACGAGTCGTGGACCGCGCCGGGCGACCCGGACGCGCTGCGCGACGCCTATCAGCACTTCCACGCCGACGCCCGCGCGCTGCTCGCCGCGTGCGACACCGTGCTCGCCTCCGCGCTGTACGTGCGCGACCCGCTGCCGCTGTGGAGCCGCGGCAGCTTCACGCTGCTCGGCGACGCCTGTCACCCGATGATGCCGTTCATGGCGCAAGGCGCGGGCATGGCGATCGAAGACGCCGTGGTGCTGTCGCGCGCGCTTCAGGACGCATCGCCCGCCACGCTCGGCGCGGCACTGCAGCGCTACGAAAACGCGCGCCGCGAGCGCACCGCGCGCATCCAGATCGGCTCGCGCGGCAACAACTGGCTGAAGGAAGGCGGCAACGCGGACTGGGTCTACGGCTACGACGCCTGGGCCGTACCGCTGGCATCTCTGGCATGA
- a CDS encoding IclR family transcriptional regulator → MTASPERRADSSGAVERSLRLLRFIAEGGSTRNIADTARRIGVNRVTLMRLIATLEQAGMIVAGDTGHRLGLPFLTLASAALGSSSLIARAREVLPGLAAATRMSAYLVVREEHEIVYWLAETPDTPLVSQIRVGSRLPAYRATPGLAMLAQLAETEVANLCDSAWHDDDAPTWDALAKRLAPIRAEGCAWSHSGLEPGIDSCAAPIVSGDGTVLAALSVAGPSQLFLEAPRSSEALAEHVKSAAAQISRLVG, encoded by the coding sequence ATGACCGCTTCTCCCGAACGTCGCGCCGATTCATCGGGCGCGGTCGAGCGCTCGCTGCGCCTGCTGCGCTTCATCGCCGAAGGCGGCAGCACGCGCAATATCGCGGACACCGCGCGCCGCATCGGCGTGAACCGCGTCACGCTGATGCGGCTCATCGCCACGCTGGAGCAGGCGGGCATGATCGTGGCGGGCGACACGGGGCACCGGCTCGGCCTGCCGTTCCTCACACTCGCCTCCGCCGCGCTCGGCTCGTCCAGCCTGATCGCGCGGGCGCGCGAAGTGTTGCCGGGGCTCGCGGCCGCCACGCGCATGTCGGCGTATCTCGTGGTGCGCGAGGAGCACGAGATCGTCTACTGGCTCGCCGAAACGCCGGACACGCCGCTCGTGAGCCAGATACGCGTGGGCAGCCGCCTGCCTGCGTACCGCGCCACGCCGGGCCTCGCCATGCTCGCCCAGCTCGCCGAGACCGAAGTCGCGAACCTGTGCGACTCGGCATGGCACGACGACGACGCGCCCACGTGGGACGCGCTCGCGAAACGCCTCGCGCCCATTCGCGCCGAAGGTTGCGCATGGAGCCATTCGGGTCTGGAGCCGGGCATCGATTCGTGCGCGGCGCCCATCGTGAGCGGCGACGGCACCGTGCTCGCGGCGTTGAGCGTGGCCGGCCCGTCGCAACTTTTTCTGGAGGCGCCGCGCTCCTCCGAGGCGCTCGCCGAACACGTGAAGTCGGCGGCGGCGCAGATTTCGCGGCTGGTGGGCTGA
- the gcvA gene encoding transcriptional regulator GcvA, with the protein MARRLPPLNALRVFEAAARAESFSAAAGELCVTHGAVSRQVGQLEAWLGHPLFERRGRRVVLTAAGRAYLPEISAALDRIALATHEQVRSTRAQIVRVNAPTTFALRWLLPQLSGFQLTHPAVEVRLTTSDEPIEKLGDDCDVAIRGSEQKSTGFVAHEFLSEVRLPVCSPKVLEAHPIRTVADLAQHTLLHSATYPGLWAEWLAASGHAGLAARNAQQLDHFYLTLQAAIDGLGVAMGPTALVALDVQEGRLVFPFDGPALPAWRYCSYVRHARIDDPAIELFLAWLRELGQRFSRSA; encoded by the coding sequence ATGGCCCGTCGCTTGCCCCCGTTGAACGCGTTGCGCGTATTCGAAGCCGCGGCCCGTGCGGAGAGTTTTTCCGCCGCCGCCGGCGAGCTGTGCGTCACGCACGGTGCGGTGAGCCGCCAGGTCGGGCAACTGGAAGCGTGGCTCGGGCATCCGCTGTTCGAGCGACGCGGGCGGCGCGTGGTGCTGACCGCGGCGGGGCGCGCGTATCTGCCGGAAATCTCGGCGGCGCTCGATCGCATCGCGCTCGCGACGCACGAGCAGGTGCGGTCCACGCGCGCGCAGATCGTGCGTGTGAACGCGCCCACCACTTTTGCGTTGCGCTGGCTGTTGCCGCAGCTTTCCGGTTTTCAGTTGACGCATCCGGCCGTGGAAGTCCGGCTCACGACGTCCGACGAGCCGATCGAAAAACTCGGCGACGACTGCGACGTGGCGATACGCGGCAGCGAGCAGAAGTCCACGGGCTTCGTGGCCCACGAATTTTTATCGGAAGTGCGCTTGCCGGTGTGCTCGCCGAAGGTGCTGGAAGCGCATCCGATCCGCACGGTCGCGGACCTCGCGCAGCACACGCTGCTGCATAGCGCGACGTATCCGGGGCTGTGGGCGGAGTGGCTCGCGGCGAGCGGCCACGCGGGGCTGGCGGCGCGCAACGCGCAGCAGCTCGATCATTTCTATCTCACCCTGCAGGCCGCCATCGACGGCTTGGGCGTGGCGATGGGACCGACCGCGCTGGTCGCGCTCGACGTGCAGGAAGGGCGGCTCGTGTTTCCGTTCGACGGGCCCGCGCTGCCCGCGTGGCGCTATTGCAGCTACGTGCGCCACGCGCGTATCGACGATCCGGCGATCGAGTTGTTCCTCGCGTGGCTGCGCGAACTCGGCCAGCGCTTTTCACGGAGCGCCTGA
- a CDS encoding adenylosuccinate synthase — MSNVVVVGAQWGDEGKGRIVDWLAESANIVVRYNGGHNAGHTLVVDGRTYKLALLPSGVVRGKLGLIGNGVALDPEALLAEIDRMAALGIHVTPEVLQIAETATLVLPVHRAIDAAQERLRAQPLGTTLRGIGPAYEDKIGRRGLRVCDLADPARLAQQLAALLDHHNAWLRGSGLEPFALEPMLGDLLAMAPRVLPFVGRVWERLDAAHTAGERVVFEGSQAVMLDVDWGSYPYVTSSSTVAAGAASGAGIAPSRLGRVLGVSKVYATRVGEGPFTSEAHGATGDTLRQRGGEYGVNTGRPRRCGWLDIVQLRQSSKVAGIDLLALTKLDVLDGFESISLCVGYTLDGARIDYLPASEAEQQRLEPVYEHFPGWRGNTRGVRSWDALPREAQALIEAIQREAGVTVAMITTGPERDDAIVLRAPFADAERAAIAR; from the coding sequence ATGTCGAATGTTGTGGTGGTCGGCGCGCAATGGGGCGATGAAGGAAAAGGCCGAATCGTGGATTGGCTGGCCGAGAGCGCGAATATCGTGGTCCGTTACAACGGCGGCCACAACGCCGGGCACACGCTGGTCGTGGACGGCCGCACCTACAAGCTCGCGCTGCTGCCGAGCGGTGTGGTGCGCGGCAAGCTCGGCCTGATCGGCAACGGCGTGGCGCTCGATCCCGAGGCGCTGCTCGCGGAAATCGACCGCATGGCCGCGCTGGGTATCCACGTGACGCCCGAGGTGCTGCAAATCGCCGAAACGGCCACGCTCGTGCTGCCGGTGCATCGTGCGATCGACGCCGCCCAGGAGCGGCTGCGCGCGCAACCGCTCGGCACGACGCTGCGCGGTATCGGCCCGGCATACGAGGACAAGATCGGCCGCCGCGGCCTGCGCGTGTGCGATCTCGCCGATCCGGCGCGGCTTGCGCAACAACTCGCCGCGCTGCTCGATCACCACAACGCGTGGCTGCGCGGCTCGGGCCTGGAACCGTTCGCGCTCGAACCGATGCTGGGCGATCTGCTGGCGATGGCGCCGCGCGTGCTGCCGTTCGTCGGCCGCGTGTGGGAACGGCTCGACGCCGCGCACACGGCGGGCGAGCGCGTGGTGTTCGAAGGCTCGCAGGCCGTCATGCTCGACGTGGATTGGGGCAGCTATCCCTACGTGACGTCGTCGAGCACCGTCGCGGCGGGCGCGGCGAGCGGCGCGGGCATCGCGCCCTCGCGTCTCGGGCGCGTGCTCGGCGTGAGCAAGGTCTACGCAACGCGGGTGGGCGAAGGCCCGTTCACCTCGGAAGCGCACGGCGCGACCGGCGACACGCTGCGGCAACGCGGCGGCGAATACGGCGTCAACACGGGCCGCCCGCGCCGCTGCGGCTGGCTCGATATCGTGCAGTTGCGCCAGAGCAGCAAGGTCGCGGGCATCGACCTGCTCGCGCTGACCAAGCTCGACGTGCTCGACGGTTTCGAATCGATCTCGCTGTGCGTGGGCTACACGCTCGACGGCGCGCGTATCGACTATCTGCCCGCCAGCGAGGCCGAACAGCAGCGCCTCGAGCCTGTGTACGAGCACTTCCCCGGCTGGCGCGGCAACACGCGCGGCGTGCGTTCGTGGGACGCGTTGCCGCGCGAAGCGCAGGCGCTGATCGAAGCGATCCAGCGCGAGGCGGGCGTGACAGTCGCGATGATCACGACCGGCCCGGAACGCGACGATGCGATCGTGCTGCGCGCGCCGTTCGCCGATGCCGAGCGCGCCGCCATCGCCCGTTGA
- a CDS encoding NAD(P)-dependent oxidoreductase, with translation MEIGILGLGAMGSVMARNLAGAGHTVKAWNRSGGAVEGVTMVASQVEALQGDAAFTMLADDNAIRETLLAPGVLEGARKGLVHVVTSTISVAFARELAAQHAAAGLAYVSAPVLGRPDVAAKGELNVLAGGPPEALAKVRPLLDVIGKRVWDMGPDAPTANAAKIACNMMITMAIEAMAEAVVLTESNGLARESFFELILATLFGSRSYQVYSANIAANRYEPGFKARLGLKDLRLATEAASETGRALPMLAAVRERMSDTVAAGMGELDWSAMAALTLGQVPPPRD, from the coding sequence ATGGAAATCGGCATTCTCGGACTCGGCGCCATGGGCAGCGTGATGGCGCGCAATCTTGCGGGCGCGGGGCACACGGTCAAGGCATGGAACCGCTCGGGCGGCGCGGTGGAGGGCGTGACGATGGTGGCCTCGCAAGTAGAAGCCTTGCAGGGCGACGCCGCCTTCACCATGCTCGCCGACGACAACGCGATCCGCGAGACGCTGCTCGCGCCCGGCGTGCTCGAAGGCGCGCGCAAGGGCCTCGTGCACGTGGTGACATCGACGATCTCGGTGGCGTTCGCGCGCGAACTCGCGGCGCAGCATGCGGCTGCGGGCCTCGCGTATGTCTCGGCGCCCGTGCTCGGCCGCCCCGACGTGGCCGCGAAGGGCGAACTCAACGTGCTCGCGGGCGGCCCGCCCGAAGCGCTGGCAAAGGTGCGGCCGCTGCTCGACGTGATCGGCAAACGCGTCTGGGACATGGGCCCCGATGCGCCCACGGCGAATGCCGCCAAGATCGCCTGCAACATGATGATCACGATGGCGATCGAGGCGATGGCGGAAGCCGTGGTGCTCACCGAGAGCAACGGTCTCGCGCGCGAGTCGTTCTTCGAGCTGATCCTCGCGACGCTGTTCGGCAGCCGCTCGTATCAGGTGTATTCGGCGAACATCGCGGCGAACCGCTACGAGCCCGGTTTCAAGGCGAGGCTCGGTTTGAAGGACTTGCGTCTCGCCACGGAAGCGGCCAGCGAAACCGGCCGCGCGTTGCCGATGCTCGCGGCCGTGCGCGAGCGCATGTCGGACACCGTGGCGGCGGGCATGGGCGAACTCGACTGGTCCGCCATGGCCGCGTTGACGCTGGGGCAGGTGCCGCCGCCGCGCGACTGA
- a CDS encoding alpha/beta hydrolase, with product MSEAFAPWTTTAARTIRRGHFWIAGERVTTGDKTVQRGPMYVEWEAPEQVVRPWPVVLMHGGGFQGTEWFDTPDGRPGWAQRLVEAGYAVLVVDRPGHGRSPYHVDTLGEMGPPFLYEGGQRIYFPGDDARHTQWPFASDDTAAMDEFIAGYGPLPRDLELSETMDADRTAALLDRIGPAILITHSASGPDGWLVADRRPRLVKAIAAIEPMGPPFAAIPNIGAMRWGPTAAPLTFEPPVHDPAALREMRAGDYALPALAGLPILIVTAEASAFAAASPPTAAFLNACGASAELLALADHGVRGNGHGLIYERNSDEALAPVLDWIVRKTEA from the coding sequence ATGAGCGAAGCTTTTGCACCGTGGACCACGACCGCCGCGCGCACGATCCGGCGCGGGCATTTCTGGATCGCTGGCGAACGCGTGACGACTGGCGATAAAACGGTTCAACGCGGGCCGATGTACGTCGAATGGGAAGCGCCCGAGCAGGTCGTGCGGCCGTGGCCCGTTGTGCTCATGCATGGCGGCGGCTTTCAGGGCACCGAATGGTTCGACACGCCCGACGGCCGGCCGGGCTGGGCGCAACGGCTCGTCGAGGCCGGTTATGCTGTGCTGGTCGTGGACCGCCCCGGCCACGGCCGCTCGCCGTATCACGTCGATACGCTCGGCGAGATGGGGCCGCCGTTCTTGTACGAAGGCGGCCAGCGCATCTATTTTCCCGGCGACGACGCGCGTCACACGCAATGGCCGTTCGCCAGCGACGACACCGCGGCGATGGACGAATTCATCGCCGGTTATGGCCCGCTGCCGCGCGATCTCGAGTTGTCCGAAACGATGGATGCCGATCGCACCGCCGCGCTGCTCGACCGCATCGGCCCGGCCATTCTGATCACGCATTCGGCGTCGGGGCCGGACGGCTGGCTCGTGGCGGACCGGCGCCCGCGGCTCGTCAAGGCCATCGCCGCGATCGAGCCGATGGGGCCGCCGTTCGCGGCGATTCCCAACATCGGCGCGATGCGTTGGGGACCCACGGCCGCGCCGCTGACGTTCGAGCCGCCCGTGCACGACCCCGCCGCGCTGCGCGAGATGCGCGCGGGCGACTACGCGCTGCCCGCGCTCGCCGGCTTGCCGATCCTGATCGTGACGGCGGAAGCCTCGGCGTTCGCGGCGGCGAGTCCGCCCACGGCCGCGTTCCTCAACGCGTGCGGTGCGTCGGCGGAACTGCTCGCGCTCGCCGATCACGGCGTGCGCGGCAACGGTCACGGTCTGATCTACGAACGCAACTCGGACGAGGCGCTCGCGCCGGTGCTCGACTGGATCGTGCGTAAAACGGAAGCGTAA
- a CDS encoding EthD family reductase, protein MSATGDTVTIHVTYTGEAHARFDRAWYVERHLPLVLRLWSRYGLLRVAAFFPAVAQDGTQAVCECTFRDAAAVAAAFGSPESAEVMADVANFTDMTPRRTRAAAI, encoded by the coding sequence ATGAGCGCGACGGGAGACACGGTCACGATCCACGTGACTTACACAGGCGAAGCGCACGCGCGCTTCGATCGCGCGTGGTACGTGGAGCGTCATCTGCCGCTCGTGCTGCGGCTTTGGTCGCGCTACGGCTTGCTGCGTGTCGCGGCGTTTTTCCCGGCCGTGGCGCAGGACGGCACGCAGGCCGTGTGCGAGTGCACGTTCCGCGACGCCGCCGCCGTGGCGGCCGCGTTCGGTTCGCCGGAAAGCGCCGAAGTGATGGCCGACGTCGCGAATTTCACCGACATGACGCCGCGCCGCACGCGCGCGGCGGCAATTTAA
- the bdcA gene encoding SDR family oxidoreductase: MAMQDSKDWRGKTVMVVGGSRGIGSAIVTAFAAAGATVRFTYAGSRDAALALAETTGAQAVQADAAERAALLDSIRAAGPLDAFVYNAGLLLSGDPLTLDADAVDRLIDVNVRGAYHAMVEAARRMPDGGRIIAIGSVHGDRMPFAGITAYGMSKSALQGLARGLARDFGPRGITVNVVQPGPTDTDMNPADGPLATQMHDEMAIRRHGTASEVAQLVMYLASPPARGITGAMHTIDGGFGA; this comes from the coding sequence ATGGCGATGCAGGACAGCAAGGACTGGCGCGGCAAAACGGTGATGGTGGTGGGCGGCAGCCGCGGGATCGGCTCGGCCATCGTGACGGCGTTCGCGGCCGCGGGCGCCACGGTGCGCTTTACCTATGCGGGTTCGCGCGACGCCGCGCTCGCGCTTGCCGAAACCACGGGCGCGCAGGCCGTTCAGGCCGACGCCGCCGAGCGCGCGGCGCTGCTCGACTCGATCCGCGCGGCGGGGCCGCTCGACGCGTTCGTCTACAACGCCGGGCTGCTGCTGAGCGGCGACCCGTTGACGCTCGACGCCGACGCGGTCGACCGGCTCATCGACGTGAACGTGCGCGGCGCGTACCACGCGATGGTCGAAGCGGCGCGCAGGATGCCGGACGGCGGCCGCATCATCGCCATCGGGTCCGTGCATGGCGACCGCATGCCGTTCGCGGGCATCACGGCGTACGGCATGAGCAAGTCGGCGTTGCAGGGCCTCGCGCGCGGTCTCGCCCGCGACTTCGGGCCGCGCGGCATCACCGTGAACGTCGTCCAGCCGGGCCCGACCGACACCGACATGAATCCCGCCGACGGTCCGCTCGCCACGCAAATGCACGACGAAATGGCGATCCGCCGTCACGGCACGGCGAGCGAGGTGGCGCAACTCGTGATGTATCTCGCGTCGCCGCCCGCGCGCGGCATCACCGGCGCGATGCACACCATCGACGGCGGGTTCGGCGCATGA
- a CDS encoding TetR/AcrR family transcriptional regulator — protein sequence MTTNLKTPADTGTKPGRGRPRAFDPDGALAIGQQLFHAAGYEAVGLSAITDALGIKPPSFYAAFGSKADFFERVLERYASTEIALGGVLRPGRAPVEALADLLEQAARNYAKDPQRRGCLVLEAARGNDASESAPMARRIAERRRAQVREFVAATHPQAADRVTDFVSTLMSGLSSGAREGMGEARLLEVSRAAVASLDALLR from the coding sequence GTGACCACTAATTTAAAGACGCCCGCCGATACGGGGACGAAACCCGGACGCGGCCGACCGCGCGCGTTCGATCCCGACGGCGCGCTCGCCATTGGCCAGCAGTTGTTCCATGCGGCGGGCTACGAGGCGGTCGGCCTGAGCGCGATCACCGACGCGCTGGGCATCAAGCCGCCCAGCTTCTACGCGGCGTTCGGCAGCAAGGCGGATTTTTTCGAGCGCGTGCTGGAGCGCTACGCCAGTACCGAAATCGCATTGGGCGGCGTGCTGCGGCCCGGCCGCGCGCCTGTCGAGGCACTCGCCGACCTGCTCGAGCAGGCGGCGCGCAACTACGCGAAAGACCCGCAGCGGCGCGGCTGCCTCGTGCTCGAAGCGGCGCGGGGCAACGACGCCAGCGAGAGCGCGCCGATGGCGCGGCGCATTGCGGAACGGCGGCGCGCGCAGGTGCGCGAGTTCGTCGCGGCCACGCATCCGCAGGCGGCGGACCGTGTGACCGATTTCGTTTCCACGCTGATGTCGGGGTTGTCGTCGGGCGCGCGCGAAGGCATGGGCGAAGCGCGTCTGCTGGAGGTGTCGCGCGCGGCGGTGGCGAGTCTGGACGCGTTGCTGCGCTGA
- a CDS encoding LysR family transcriptional regulator, producing the protein MTYFGTTEGTRVRVDLTDMRLILSIIEHGSFTQGARAMNLALASVSERVARIEGDLGAPLFERSRRGVQTTAAGDALARHARLILRQVEELHGDLHMYAQGLRGRVRLLANTASLTSYLPPRLRRFLCACPDLSVDLEERPSIEIVEALLDERAELGVVADTTDLFALQTRLVAEDRLVVVMSAAHPFAQRQRVSFPELLDEPFVGLADGALEVHLAERAARLGRQIPYRIKLRNLAEVGMMIEAGVGITVLSEAGVAQLRQSGLSVVALDAPWAARCLYLCARDFRALTPAAARLAEHLDLLRSDDEA; encoded by the coding sequence ATGACCTACTTCGGCACAACCGAAGGCACGCGCGTGCGCGTCGACCTCACGGACATGCGGCTGATCCTGTCGATCATCGAGCACGGCAGCTTCACGCAGGGCGCACGCGCGATGAATCTCGCCCTGGCTTCGGTGAGCGAGCGCGTGGCGCGCATCGAGGGCGATCTCGGCGCGCCGTTATTCGAGCGCAGCCGCCGCGGCGTGCAGACCACGGCGGCCGGCGACGCGCTGGCGCGGCACGCGCGCCTGATCCTGCGGCAAGTGGAAGAGTTGCACGGCGACCTGCACATGTACGCGCAGGGTTTGCGCGGGCGCGTGCGCCTGCTCGCGAATACCGCTTCGCTCACGAGCTATCTACCGCCCAGGCTGCGGCGTTTTCTCTGCGCGTGCCCCGATCTTTCCGTCGATCTGGAGGAGCGGCCGAGCATCGAGATCGTCGAGGCGCTGCTGGACGAGCGCGCCGAACTGGGCGTGGTCGCCGACACGACCGATCTGTTCGCGCTGCAGACGCGCCTGGTCGCCGAGGACCGGCTCGTCGTGGTGATGAGCGCGGCGCATCCGTTCGCGCAGCGCCAGCGCGTGAGCTTTCCGGAGCTGCTCGACGAACCGTTCGTCGGTCTCGCCGACGGCGCGCTCGAAGTCCATCTCGCGGAACGCGCGGCGCGGCTCGGGCGGCAGATTCCGTATCGCATCAAGCTGCGCAATCTCGCCGAGGTCGGGATGATGATCGAGGCGGGCGTCGGCATCACGGTGTTGTCCGAGGCTGGCGTCGCGCAACTGCGGCAGAGCGGGCTGAGCGTCGTCGCGCTCGACGCCCCGTGGGCGGCGCGGTGTTTGTACCTGTGCGCACGCGATTTCCGGGCGCTCACGCCCGCGGCCGCGCGGCTCGCCGAACATCTCGATCTGCTTCGTTCGGACGACGAAGCATAA